One Scomber scombrus chromosome 4, fScoSco1.1, whole genome shotgun sequence genomic region harbors:
- the LOC133978902 gene encoding gamma-crystallin M2-like has product MTSSGMNMMSKVVFYEERNFQGRSYECMSDCPDFSSYLSRCHSCRVERGCFMVYDRTNYMGNQYFMRRGEYSDFMSMMGMSDTIRSCRMISMHRGSYRMRIYERENFSGQMHELMDDCDNVMDRYRMSNCMSCNVMEGHWLMYEQPHYRGRMMYFRPGEYRNFMNMGMSGMRFMSMRRINDSCY; this is encoded by the exons ATGACTTCCTCTGGAATGAACATGATGAGCAAG GTTGTCTTCTACGAGGAGAGGAACTTCCAGGGTCGTTCCTATGAGTGCATGAGCGACTGCCCCGACTTCTCCTCCTACCTGAGCAGGTGCCACTCCTGCAGGGTGGAGAGAGGCTGCTTCATGGTCTACGACCGCACCAACTACATGGGCAACCAGTACTTCATGAGGAGGGGCGAGTACTCTGACTTCATGAGCATGATGGGCATGAGCGATACCATCAGGTCCTGCCGCATGATCTCCATG CACAGAGGATCCTACAGGATGAGGATCTACGAGAGGGAGAACTTCAGTGGTCAGATGCACGAGCTGATGGACGACTGTGACAACGTCATGGACCGTTACCGCATGTCCAACTGCATGTCCTGCAACGTGATGGAGGGACACTGGCTGATGTACGAGCAGCCCCATTACAGAGGCAGGATGATGTACTTCAGGCCCGGAGAGTACAGGAACTTCATGAACATGGGCATGAGCGGCATGAGGTTCATGAGCATGAGGCGCATCAATGACTCCTGCTATTAG